The Candidatus Methylomirabilis tolerans genomic sequence GCCCCCGCAGTGGCATTTCATTATTACCCCGTCTCTTGGCTTTCTGAGTCTGTGGGCGGCGATTATATTGAGCATCGTCTCTGGCGTCGACTATTTTCTGAAGTTCTGGAAGGTGATCGACCTGAGCCGGTGAACCCTTTCGTATCCGGAGGACAATGAGCGTAGGTATATGGCTTGTTCCGCTGGGGTATCTTTCCGGTTCCATCCCATTCGGTCTCCTGATTGCGAAGGTGGCGGGAGGAGTAGATGTCCGTAAGGTTGGAAGCGGTAACATCGGCGCCACCAATGTTCTCCGTGTTGTGGGTTCGAGGGCCGGCGCTCTTACCCTTGCTCTGGATGCGCTGAAAGGTTGGGCACCTGTCGCGCTGAGCAAGCTGCTTGGCTTGCCGGAGGTGCTTGTTGCGACGGTAGGACTGGCTGCATTTCTGGGTCATGTCTATCCGGTTTTTCTCGGCTTTCGCGGCGGGAAGGGGGTTGCTACCGCCTTGGGGGTATTGCTCGCGCTGTTTGCAAAGATCGCGTTGCTGGTTGTGGGCGTCTGGTTGTTGACGGCCGCCATCTTTCGCTATTCGTCACTTGCCGCCCTTGTGGCCGGCATCGCGTCCCCCGTTCTCGTTTGGGCTCTTGATGGCCGACCGCCCTATGTGGGGGTCACGACTGTTATCTGTTGTGTGATCCTCATCCGGCATCGAGAAAACCTGGAACGCCTCATGGCGGGGAAAGAGGGAAAGATTGGACAAAAGCCGCAGAGAGCGGATCTGCCTCGGCGCGATCGGCTTACCTTGTAGGAGTGAGATATGTCTCTCATCGTTCAGAAATATGGCGGCAGTTCCGTCGCGGATGTGGAGCGGATCAAGAATGTGGCCCGTCGAGTAGTAGAGGCCAAGGTTCAGGGAAACGACTTAGTCGTCGTGGTTTCAGCTATGGCCGGAGAGACGGACCGCCTGTTAGGCCTTGCCGCCAAAATCTCCGATACTCCTAATGAACGCGAACTTGATGTCATCGTGGCGACCGGAGAACAGATCTCGATTGGTCTCCTGTCGCTGGCTATCCAACAGCACGGATACAAGGCCCGCTCGTTTACCGGAGCCCAGGTCAGGATCCAGACCGACACTGCCCACACCAAAGCAAAGATTGTGAGCGTTGAGGTTGACCGGGCACAACAGGCGCTGCGGGAAGGCGCCGTCGTCATCGTTGCCGGATTCCAGGGGGTCACAGCGGAAGAGGACGTCACGACGCTGGGGCGCGGTGGATCAGACCTGACGGCGGTGGCGATGGCGGCGGCCCTGAAGGCTGATCTCTGCGAAATCTATACCGACGTGGAGGGGGTCTATACCGCTGATCCGAATATTGTCCCAGAGGCGAGGAAGCTCGAAAAGATCTCCTATGACGAGATGCTCGAGATGGCCAGTCTCGGGGCAAAGGTGCTTCAGGCCCGATCGGTGGAGTATGCTAAGAATTACGCCGTCCCGGTTCACGTCCGTTCCAGTTTCAATACCAATCAAGGGACACTGGTGGTTCAGGAGGATGCGGAGATGGAGAGGGTGGTAGTCTCGGGGATCGCCTACGACAGAAACGAGGCGAAGATCACTGTGCTGCGTGTAGCGGATCGGCCGGGAATCGCGGCCAAGCTGTTCGGCCGGGTTGCGGAGGCCAACATTGTGGTCGATATGATCGTTCAGAACATCAGCCAGGATGGGACTACCGACATCTCGTTTACGGTCCCGAAGTCGGACTTCCCCAAAGCGATGTCGCTCGTGAACAGTGTCGCCAAGGAGATCGGCGCTCAGCAGGTTGAGGGTGACGACAGGATCGCGAAGGTTTCTATCGTCGGGGTAGGAATGCGGACTCATTCCGGGGTGGCGGCGAGGATGTTTGAGACCCTGGCACGTGAGAACATCAACATCATGATGATCAGTACCTCAGAGATCAAGATCTCCTGTGTGATCGATGCCAAGTATGGTGAACTGACCGTGCGGATTCTACACGAGACCTTCGGCCTGGCCGAGCGCAACGTGGTTGAGGATCGTGCGTGAAGGGGATGTATACCAGGCGAGAGACGATTGCCGCCGCCCTCTTCGGCATAGCTGTTGCCGGCATTGTATGGGGTCCTGTCATGCTCCGTCCGTTCAGCTCTCCCCATGCCGTCGATCTCCAAACACTTCACCTCCCCGAAGATCGGCTCGTACAAGCCCGCATCTCATCAGCGCAGACCAAAGTCGCAAAGGTAAAGCCAGCCGGGCGGGTAGACATTAACCATGCGGATGCCGCAGCGCTTCGGGGATTACCAGGGATCGGCCCCACGCTGGCCCAGCGGATCGTTATGCATCGGAAGGCCTATGGCCCGTTCGCCGGCACTCGCGGGCTTCTGGAAGTCGATGGAATCGGTCCGAAGCGATTTGACAAGATTGAGTCTTGGATCGTGGCGCGCTGAGTGATGAGCTATCGCGTTCGTTTGGAGATGTTTGAGGGACCCCTGGATCTCCTGCTCTATCTGATTCAGGTCAATGAGATCGATATCTACGATATTCCCATTGCCAAGATTACCCAGGAATATCTGGGATGCCTGGCGGGGATGGAGAAACTGGATCTGGGGGTTGCGGGAGAGTTTCTGGTGCTGGCTGCCACACTGATTCACATCAAGTCAAAGATGCTGATCCCGGTACAGGAGTCGGTAGCTGAGGGGCTACCTGCGGAAGACCCACGGCAGGAGCTGGTAGAACGCCTCCTGGAGTACAGGCGGTTCAAGGAAGCGGCCATGAAGTTTGAGGAATTGGAGGCGGAGCAGGCGCTGCTTTATACCAGGTCCGGCGATCCGTCGGTTCCGATTGCCGAAGGTCCTCTGGAGGTCAACCTTTCCGAACTGCTTCGCGCATTCATGGCGGTGATGCAACGGGCGCCGGAAACGAAGACGGTTGAAATTACTCCGGAGATGATCAACGTAGGAGAGCGAATGGTGGCACTGTTGGATCAACTGGCGCTGCAAAGTCCACTGCCGTTCTTGGCCATCTTTGATGATGCGGCGACACGTATCCTGTTAGTCGGCACTTTCCTTGCCCTGCTTGAACTCTTGCGCCGGGGCTTGGTCCGAGCCAGGCAACCGGAGCCGGGGGGTGAGATCATGATCTATCGAACCGTAGAGACGGTGGTGGAGACCAATGGACAGTCCGGCTGATCTCGGCTCACTCGGAGTCCTTGAAGCGTTGTTATTTGCCTCTGAGGCGCCGCTCTCACTGGAACGCATCGAGGAAATACTTGATGGATGTTCGAGGGCGGAGGTGAGTCGGTTGCTCGTCGACTTACAGGACAAATGCCGGCAGCAGGATCGAGGAGTTGTTGTAAGCGAGGTCGCCGGAGGCTATCGTCTCGTGACAAAACCAGAGGCTGCCCCGTGGATCCAGCGACTTCGTGGGTCCAAACCGGTCAGGCTGTCCAGGGCCGCACTCGAGACGCTGGCGCTTATTGCCTATAAGCAGCCGATTACCAAACCGGAGGTTGAAGCAATCCGAGGGGTGATGGTGGACGGGGTGCTAAAGACGCTGGTGGAGCGGAATCTGGTCCGGATCCTTGGACGAAAGCCTGAGGTAGGCAGGCCGATCCTCTACGGAACCAGTCGGACCTTTTTGGAATACTTTGGGTTCAAGGATCTTTCTGAGTTGCCGATCCTGAAGGAGATCGAGGCGCTGATCCCGAACGTAGCCGAGAAGGCGGCTTTGTGCGAGGAAGTTGAACACACCGGGCAGACGGAGTGAGTTGATCAGTGGTGAACAGGAACGGCTACAGCGGTATCTGGCGCGAACCGGATTGGGATCGCGCAGGAGCTGCGAGAAGCTGATCCTCGAGGGGAAGGTCCGTGTCAATGGTCGGGTTGTCACGGAGCTTGGGACCAAGGTCTCACCGGGTCTCGATGAGGTCAGATGCGATGGTAGGCCCGTCACACCATCGGACGATCTTGTCTACCTTGTCCTCAATAAGCCGGCCGGCGTGTTAACGTCGTTATCCGATCCACGAGGGCGACCCGTTATCCGTGACCTATTGCCGCCGCAGGGGTTGCCCAGACTCTTTCCTGCCGGGCGTCTTGACTACCAGACAGAGGGGCTCATACTTCTGACGAATGATGGGGCGTTAGCCTACGGAATCATGCACCCCAGCTTTGAGGTTGAGAAGGAGTATCGCGCCAAGGTACGTGGATGTCCCACACCCGCCGATCTGGATCAGTTGAAAGAAGGGATCGTGTCGGATGGGGAGAGGCTGTGGGCCACTCAAGCCGAGATTGTAAGTCATGCAGTTGGATTCGCATGGCTGAAACTTGTTGTGCAGCAGGGACGGTATCACGAGATCCGGCGGCTATGCGATGCGATCGGTCACTCGGTGCTGCGACTTCAAAGGGTTCGCCTTGGTCCGATCGTGTTGGGGAGTCTTCCTAAAGGGTGCTGGCGCCGACTCTCCTCCAGGGAGCTTGTGAACATCCGTCGCGCGGTGAGGCGGAGAACCACGTATGGGTCTGGAACGGGGGGCGGTGCACGCCCCCGAGAGGACTGGAGAACCGGATGAAGATTACGAGATTACGGCGTAAGATCGACCAGATCGATACGAAGATCGTATCGCTGCTGAGCGAACGCGCCGAGCTTGTGTTCGGGATCGGGCAGGAGAAGGCCAAGGCGAAGATGAACCTTCACGTTCCACAGCGTGAGGAGGAGATCTTTACTCGTCTGGTGCGGCAAAATACGGGTCGCTTTCCAGTCCACGCGATCAGGCCCGTCTTTCGCGAGATCATCTCAGCCTGTCGATCCCTGGAGGGTCCGTTGAAGCTGGCCTATCTTGGCCCGGAGGGGACGTTTACGCACTTGGCCTGCTCCAGGCGATTTGGTGGTTCGGCCCACTTTGTGCCGGTCCGCTCGATCGGCGATGTCTTTGCCGAGGTGGAAAAAGGAAACGTCGAATACGGGGTGGTGCCGATCGAGAACTCCAGTGAAGGTGTGGTCAGCCACACACTGGATATGTTTGTGGAGTCAGACCTGAAGATCTGCGGGGAGATTCTCATGGAGGTCTCTCACAGCCTCCTGTCGAAATCAGGCGATTTGAAGAAGGTAAAAAAGGTCTACTCACACCCGCATGCCTTCGCTCAGTCCAGGAAATGGCTGGAGGCGAATCTGCCGCGAGTTCCGCTCTATGAGGCTTCGAGTACGGCTGCGGCGGCGAAGCTTGCGACAAAGGAATCGACAGCGGCTGCGATTGCGAGTGAACTGGCTGCCAGTCTATACAAACTTAAAGTTATTTCGCGGAAAATTGAGGATACTTCTCGTAATTTCACGAGATTCTTGATAATAAGTCAGACCCCAACTGCACCCAGTAACCGTGATAAAACCTCCTTGATGTTCTCGATTAAAGACCGGGTCGGGGCGCTGTATCGTATCCTGGAACCGTTCGCGAAGCATCAGATTAACCTGACCAAGGTCGAGTCTCGTCCATCCAAGACTAAAGCCTGGGAGTATATTTTCTATTTGGATATTGAGGGCCATATCGCCGATGAGCCTGTCAAGGCGGCGCTCGCGCTCTTGCAGGAGGAGTGTCTCTTCCTGAAGGTTCTCGGTTCGTATCCTAAGGGCAGCTCGATCGAGGCCTAGGAGAACCCTCAGCGTCATGGCCAAGATGTTGGAAGAGCTTGCCTCCCCGTACCTTCATGGACTCGTTCCTTACACCCCCGGGAAGCCGATCAGGGAAGTGGAGCGGGAACTCGGGATTACAGGGGCCATCAAGCTGGCTTCAAATGAGAATCCGCTGGGTCCTTCGCCGCTGGCACTGCGCGCCTTACAGGACGCGCTGCCGGAGAGTCACCGGTATCCCGATGGCGGCGG encodes the following:
- a CDS encoding rRNA pseudouridine synthase, producing the protein MISGEQERLQRYLARTGLGSRRSCEKLILEGKVRVNGRVVTELGTKVSPGLDEVRCDGRPVTPSDDLVYLVLNKPAGVLTSLSDPRGRPVIRDLLPPQGLPRLFPAGRLDYQTEGLILLTNDGALAYGIMHPSFEVEKEYRAKVRGCPTPADLDQLKEGIVSDGERLWATQAEIVSHAVGFAWLKLVVQQGRYHEIRRLCDAIGHSVLRLQRVRLGPIVLGSLPKGCWRRLSSRELVNIRRAVRRRTTYGSGTGGGARPREDWRTG
- the scpB gene encoding SMC-Scp complex subunit ScpB, which produces MDSPADLGSLGVLEALLFASEAPLSLERIEEILDGCSRAEVSRLLVDLQDKCRQQDRGVVVSEVAGGYRLVTKPEAAPWIQRLRGSKPVRLSRAALETLALIAYKQPITKPEVEAIRGVMVDGVLKTLVERNLVRILGRKPEVGRPILYGTSRTFLEYFGFKDLSELPILKEIEALIPNVAEKAALCEEVEHTGQTE
- a CDS encoding aspartate kinase, with amino-acid sequence MSLIVQKYGGSSVADVERIKNVARRVVEAKVQGNDLVVVVSAMAGETDRLLGLAAKISDTPNERELDVIVATGEQISIGLLSLAIQQHGYKARSFTGAQVRIQTDTAHTKAKIVSVEVDRAQQALREGAVVIVAGFQGVTAEEDVTTLGRGGSDLTAVAMAAALKADLCEIYTDVEGVYTADPNIVPEARKLEKISYDEMLEMASLGAKVLQARSVEYAKNYAVPVHVRSSFNTNQGTLVVQEDAEMERVVVSGIAYDRNEAKITVLRVADRPGIAAKLFGRVAEANIVVDMIVQNISQDGTTDISFTVPKSDFPKAMSLVNSVAKEIGAQQVEGDDRIAKVSIVGVGMRTHSGVAARMFETLARENINIMMISTSEIKISCVIDAKYGELTVRILHETFGLAERNVVEDRA
- a CDS encoding segregation/condensation protein A; the encoded protein is MSYRVRLEMFEGPLDLLLYLIQVNEIDIYDIPIAKITQEYLGCLAGMEKLDLGVAGEFLVLAATLIHIKSKMLIPVQESVAEGLPAEDPRQELVERLLEYRRFKEAAMKFEELEAEQALLYTRSGDPSVPIAEGPLEVNLSELLRAFMAVMQRAPETKTVEITPEMINVGERMVALLDQLALQSPLPFLAIFDDAATRILLVGTFLALLELLRRGLVRARQPEPGGEIMIYRTVETVVETNGQSG
- the plsY gene encoding glycerol-3-phosphate 1-O-acyltransferase PlsY; its protein translation is MSVGIWLVPLGYLSGSIPFGLLIAKVAGGVDVRKVGSGNIGATNVLRVVGSRAGALTLALDALKGWAPVALSKLLGLPEVLVATVGLAAFLGHVYPVFLGFRGGKGVATALGVLLALFAKIALLVVGVWLLTAAIFRYSSLAALVAGIASPVLVWALDGRPPYVGVTTVICCVILIRHRENLERLMAGKEGKIGQKPQRADLPRRDRLTL
- a CDS encoding helix-hairpin-helix domain-containing protein, producing MKGMYTRRETIAAALFGIAVAGIVWGPVMLRPFSSPHAVDLQTLHLPEDRLVQARISSAQTKVAKVKPAGRVDINHADAAALRGLPGIGPTLAQRIVMHRKAYGPFAGTRGLLEVDGIGPKRFDKIESWIVAR
- the pheA gene encoding prephenate dehydratase → MKITRLRRKIDQIDTKIVSLLSERAELVFGIGQEKAKAKMNLHVPQREEEIFTRLVRQNTGRFPVHAIRPVFREIISACRSLEGPLKLAYLGPEGTFTHLACSRRFGGSAHFVPVRSIGDVFAEVEKGNVEYGVVPIENSSEGVVSHTLDMFVESDLKICGEILMEVSHSLLSKSGDLKKVKKVYSHPHAFAQSRKWLEANLPRVPLYEASSTAAAAKLATKESTAAAIASELAASLYKLKVISRKIEDTSRNFTRFLIISQTPTAPSNRDKTSLMFSIKDRVGALYRILEPFAKHQINLTKVESRPSKTKAWEYIFYLDIEGHIADEPVKAALALLQEECLFLKVLGSYPKGSSIEA